Proteins from a genomic interval of Chanodichthys erythropterus isolate Z2021 chromosome 8, ASM2448905v1, whole genome shotgun sequence:
- the LOC137024094 gene encoding piggyBac transposable element-derived protein 3-like isoform X1: MSVKRFNVLRRNVHFNDNFQMEGCTDRFHKIRPLFDMFREQCLLIPPTNRQIVDEVMVAYKGTRAGKLRHYIQNKPDKWGFKIFCRGSSSGIIHDFILYQGATTFFNIQEEEHAQLGLEDLHLGAKVVSILCSSITHKEKTVVFYNNFFTSFNLVKTLHTNLGLRSVGTVRANHSGGATLMSDKEMVKRGQGFVDFCSSEGVTAVKWFDNKCVTFLSNAYGVEPLSSVKRFKKEAQKKVDVPCPSIVLAYNQAMGGIDLSDMLVHLYKTPMKARRWYLPLFGYIIDVSIVNAWLVYKQDCNLLEQKPMPLKKFRLSVAATLKGANKVPARVGQSTSAKHKPEVRRPNPRVLHPSLDVRYDGIGHWPTFGTQRGRCNLCKGGVSRWRCSKCGDGKLFLCLNNKKQCFVAYHQR, translated from the exons ATGTCAGTGAAGCGCTTCAATGTACTACGAAGAAATGTCCACTTCAATGACAACTTCCAGATGGAGGGCTGCACTGACCGCTTCCATAAGATCCGCCCTCTTTTTGACATGTTCAGAGAACAATGCCTTCTCATTCCCCCAACCAACAGGCAGATTGTTGATGAAGTGATGGTGGCCTACAAGGGCACCAGAGCTGGCAAACTCAGGCATTATATTCAAAACAAGCCAGATAAGTGGGGGTTTAAGATCTTCTGTCGGGGCAGCTCCTCTGGCATCATCCATGACTTCATACTGTACCAAGGGGCCACAACATTCTTCAACATTCAAGAGGAAGAGCATGCACAACTGGGCTTGGAAGACCTCCATCTAGGCGCCAAGGTTGTCTCAATACTCTGCAGCTCTATCACACACAAAGAGAAAACTGTGGTGTTCTACAACAACTTCTTTACCAGCTTCAATTTGGTGAAGACGCTGCACACCAATCTGGGTCTGAGAAGTGTGGGTACCGTCAGAGCAAATCACTCAG GTGGTGCAACATTGATGAGCGACAAGGAGATGGTGAAGCGAGGCCAAGGTTTTGTCGATTTCTGTTCATCAGAGGGAGTCACTGCAGTGAAGTGGTTCGACAACAAGTGTGTCACCTTCCTGAGCAATGCTTATGGGGTGGAGCCGTTGTCCTCAGTGAAAAGATTCAAAAAGGAGGCACAAAAGAAGGTTGATGTCCCCTGCCCATCCATTGTCCTGGCATACAATCAAGCCATGGGGGGCATCGATCTCTCCGATATGCTTGTGCACCTCTATAAAACGCCAATGAAGGCACGGCGCTGGTACCTGCCTTTGTTTGGGTACATCATCGACGTGAGCATTGTGAATGCATGGCTTGTCTACAAGCAAGACTGCAACCTTCTTGAACAGAAACCGATGCCCTTGAAGAAGTTCCGCCTGTCGGTGGCTGCTACATTGAAGGGAGCCAACAAGGTACCAGCCAGGGTTGGCCAGTCCACAAGTGCAAAGCACAAACCAGAAGTTCGTCGTCCTAACCCCCGAGTTCTCCATCCCAGCCTGGATGTCCGCTACGATGGCATTGGACACTGGCCTACATTTGGCACTCAGCGAGGGAGATGCAATTTGTGCAAAGGTGGAGTGTCACGTTGGCGATGTTCCAAATGTGGAGATGGGAagctgtttctttgtttgaacaacaaaaaacaatgctTTGTTGCATATCACCAGAGGTGA